One region of Chlorobiota bacterium genomic DNA includes:
- the rpoN gene encoding RNA polymerase factor sigma-54 codes for MITLSPILTQQQRVTPQQVQYLKMLQLPTAVLEQAIKQELEANPLLEESGIFDQELDFAPDQDLAPSERSGSDDDSDDDFDFEGDARSSDNELDYNAPDDYDGYKAPTFAGQEGDDYEEQPQRDYETFAQQLLAQLRMQTISDNELVLAEEIIGNIDDDGYLRRDLHEVVDDLNKFIAMTSQTVYVQETAIGDGRFDSYQAPATDQPFGRERIAAQIRQARLQEQAEHDDDTDDQLPTHHDSVAEEEGEDDEQEAPAVRGVDSISLEEMSRMSIEELAKILEMGTAAQPLGAQRAPIASQPAAKQEELAAGGMLLEPLPNVPAFTYEEAEGVLHRIQRLDPLGVGARDLRECLMVQLEPQLHSSPTAPLAYAILRDTFNDFTHKHFERICARHGCTEEELKRALEAIRSLNPKPGEGSFTITETNYITPDFLVERDGEDIIITPNDRNIPSLRINRSYQEMMRRGKKRSSAERTAQKFLREKMEAAKWFIASIHQRRQTMMRVMRAIVDLQESFFLYGPDQLKPMIYRDVAERIGMDISTVCRVVNGKYVQTDYGTFELKYFFSEKLHTATGEEVANKIVKAKIKEMIDEENKKTPLSDDEISQRMHEAGYNIARRTVAKYREQLNIPVARLRRML; via the coding sequence ATGATTACACTCTCCCCAATCCTAACGCAACAACAACGGGTAACGCCGCAGCAGGTCCAGTATCTGAAGATGCTTCAGCTGCCCACTGCGGTGCTGGAGCAAGCGATCAAACAGGAGTTGGAAGCCAACCCACTGTTGGAAGAATCCGGCATCTTCGACCAAGAGTTGGACTTTGCCCCGGACCAAGACCTTGCCCCAAGCGAACGCTCCGGCAGCGACGACGATAGCGATGATGATTTCGACTTTGAAGGGGACGCACGTTCGTCCGATAACGAGCTTGACTACAACGCCCCCGACGACTACGATGGCTACAAAGCACCCACCTTTGCCGGGCAGGAAGGGGACGACTACGAAGAACAACCACAACGCGACTACGAGACCTTTGCCCAACAACTGCTGGCGCAGCTGCGGATGCAGACCATCAGCGATAACGAGCTGGTGTTGGCCGAGGAGATTATCGGGAACATTGACGACGACGGCTACTTGCGGCGCGACCTGCACGAGGTGGTGGACGACCTGAACAAGTTCATCGCCATGACCAGCCAGACGGTGTACGTGCAGGAAACCGCAATCGGCGATGGGCGGTTCGACAGCTACCAAGCCCCCGCAACCGACCAACCCTTTGGCCGCGAACGCATTGCCGCGCAAATCCGCCAAGCACGCTTGCAGGAACAGGCCGAACACGACGACGACACCGACGACCAGCTACCCACCCACCACGACAGCGTTGCTGAGGAAGAAGGCGAGGACGACGAACAGGAAGCACCCGCCGTCCGCGGGGTTGACTCCATTTCGCTGGAGGAGATGTCGCGGATGTCTATCGAGGAGCTTGCGAAGATTTTGGAGATGGGGACCGCAGCACAGCCGTTGGGAGCGCAGCGTGCGCCCATTGCTTCGCAACCGGCTGCAAAGCAGGAGGAATTGGCGGCGGGGGGAATGCTTCTGGAGCCGCTTCCCAATGTGCCGGCCTTCACCTACGAAGAAGCCGAGGGGGTGCTGCATCGGATACAACGGCTGGACCCGCTTGGGGTGGGCGCGCGGGACCTTCGGGAGTGCTTGATGGTGCAGCTGGAGCCGCAGCTTCACAGCTCCCCGACCGCACCCCTTGCCTACGCAATCCTTCGCGACACCTTTAACGACTTCACCCACAAGCATTTCGAAAGAATCTGCGCCCGGCATGGATGCACCGAGGAGGAGCTGAAGCGGGCGTTGGAGGCGATCCGCTCGCTAAATCCGAAGCCTGGGGAAGGCTCGTTCACCATCACCGAGACCAACTACATCACCCCAGATTTCCTTGTGGAGCGCGACGGGGAGGATATCATCATCACCCCGAACGACCGGAACATCCCTTCGCTGCGGATCAACCGAAGCTACCAGGAGATGATGCGGCGTGGGAAAAAACGGAGCAGTGCCGAACGCACCGCCCAGAAATTCCTGCGCGAGAAGATGGAGGCCGCCAAGTGGTTCATTGCCTCAATCCACCAGCGACGGCAAACCATGATGCGGGTGATGCGGGCCATTGTGGATTTGCAGGAATCGTTCTTCCTGTACGGCCCCGACCAACTGAAGCCGATGATCTACCGCGACGTTGCCGAACGGATCGGCATGGACATCTCCACCGTCTGCCGCGTGGTCAATGGAAAGTACGTCCAGACCGATTACGGGACCTTCGAATTGAAGTACTTTTTCTCCGAAAAACTCCACACCGCCACCGGCGAGGAAGTGGCCAACAAGATTGTGAAGGCCAAGATTAAGGAGATGATTGACGAGGAGAACAAGAAAACTCCGTTATCCGACGACGAGATCAGCCAGCGGATGCACGAGGCCGGCTACAACATCGCCCGGCGCACCGTTGCCAAGTACCGCGAACAGCTGAATATTCCGGTGGCGCGGTTACGGCGGATGCTGTAA
- a CDS encoding DUF3109 family protein codes for MFTIVNAIADNAIGSVQFSCDLAACRGACCTMPGGRGAPVLDSEVEQIQQAIPAALPYLPPEHSRAIEALGAVEGEPGDYATTCLDERDCVFVYRQEGVAKCAIERAYFNGETSFRKPISCHLFPIRVEELFGATYLRYEKISECRPALLNGRKHGVPLYQFLEEALTRAFGPEFYAQLAEHLSSKEKNPKGKKG; via the coding sequence ATGTTCACTATTGTCAACGCCATTGCCGATAACGCCATTGGAAGCGTTCAGTTCAGTTGCGACCTTGCCGCTTGCCGCGGTGCCTGCTGCACCATGCCCGGCGGGCGGGGCGCGCCCGTGCTGGACAGCGAGGTGGAGCAGATTCAGCAAGCCATCCCCGCCGCGCTTCCCTACCTTCCCCCCGAACACTCCCGCGCGATTGAAGCCCTGGGCGCGGTGGAAGGGGAACCCGGCGATTACGCCACCACCTGCCTTGATGAACGGGACTGCGTGTTCGTCTATCGCCAGGAAGGGGTTGCCAAATGCGCCATTGAACGCGCCTACTTCAACGGCGAAACCAGCTTCCGCAAACCGATCAGCTGCCACCTGTTCCCGATTCGGGTGGAGGAACTGTTTGGCGCAACCTACTTACGCTACGAGAAGATCAGCGAGTGCCGCCCCGCACTGCTGAACGGACGCAAGCACGGGGTTCCACTCTATCAGTTCCTTGAAGAAGCCCTTACCCGCGCCTTCGGTCCCGAATTCTACGCGCAGCTTGCCGAACACCTATCCAGCAAAGAGAAGAACCCAAAAGGGAAAAAAGGGTGA